The following proteins are co-located in the Dromiciops gliroides isolate mDroGli1 chromosome 2, mDroGli1.pri, whole genome shotgun sequence genome:
- the SNCG gene encoding gamma-synuclein, translated as MDVFKKGFSIAKEGVVGAVEKTKQGVTEAAEKTKEGVMYVGTKTKEGVVQSVTSVAEKTKEQANMVSDAMVASVNTVANKTVEEAENIVVTTGIVRKEDLVHPAQPVAPEDQSAEAAEVTEEVEGSGN; from the exons ATGGATGTCTTTAAGAAAGGTTTCTCCATTGCCAAGGAGGGCGTGGTGGGGGCTGTGGAGAAGACCAAACAGGGGGTCACTGAGGCAGCCGAGAAGACCAAGGAGGGGGTGATGTATGTGG GGACTAAGACCAAAGAGGGTGTGGTACAGAGTGTGACCTCAG TTGCGGAAAAGACCAAGGAACAGGCCAACATGGTAAGTGATGCCATGGTGGCCAGCGTGAATACTGTGGCCAACAAGACGGTGGAAGAGGCTGAAAACATCGTGGTGACCACCGGCATTGTTCGGAAG GAGGACTTGGTGCACCCAGCTCAACCTGTGGCCCCAGAAGACCAGTCGGCAGAGGCTGCAGAAGTTACTGAGGAG GTTGAGGGCAGTGGAAACTAG